From the Bacteriovorax sp. Seq25_V genome, one window contains:
- a CDS encoding MlaD family protein, producing the protein MNEFKVGLMAIGSMIAIVVMSLMVTSNQSGFGSYVTYRTIISDASGIFPKTPIKVAGINAGRIKTIELQGNKALINFEVLEKVKITENSELKIKSVGFLGDKFLEISVGTSDKRLSENSFIESIEGGGIESLVKDASEVMKDVKVIVNSIKESLVPPGEAPPIKAILADVQDIMKNTKEVTKSLKNVVSGNEEKMNSIIANFDSFSEQLAYQMNKDEPASAIADLKGILAKTDNMMKDLESIVRDVRNGKGTVGKFLIEDDIADEVKETLAGVKKIVARVDNIRTELSVYTGVNSTAGGSETTAGLKIFPAPERFYLLGISTSEFGPETETITKTTIGGVLTEENKKVRSKDSYRFNVQVGRKVQDWTFRGGLIESTGGLGVDYSFNNIGTMVSAEVFDYREDLGANLRLSTEIQLWNVFFGKIQAEDITNKAQYIFSAGLKFNDEDLKGLLGFFL; encoded by the coding sequence ATGAATGAATTTAAAGTAGGCCTAATGGCCATTGGATCAATGATTGCAATTGTTGTTATGTCTTTAATGGTAACTTCAAATCAGTCAGGGTTCGGATCCTACGTAACATATAGAACGATCATTAGTGATGCCTCAGGAATCTTTCCTAAAACTCCTATTAAGGTTGCCGGTATAAACGCGGGTCGAATTAAAACAATTGAACTTCAAGGAAATAAGGCCCTCATTAATTTTGAGGTACTTGAAAAAGTTAAAATCACAGAGAATTCAGAACTTAAGATTAAGTCGGTGGGTTTTCTTGGTGATAAATTTTTAGAAATTTCAGTTGGAACATCAGATAAGAGACTTTCAGAAAATTCATTTATCGAATCTATTGAAGGGGGAGGAATTGAGTCCCTTGTAAAAGATGCAAGTGAAGTAATGAAAGATGTAAAAGTTATTGTTAACTCTATTAAAGAGTCACTTGTTCCTCCAGGAGAAGCCCCTCCGATCAAAGCTATTCTCGCAGATGTTCAAGACATTATGAAGAATACAAAAGAAGTAACTAAGTCTTTAAAGAATGTTGTTTCTGGAAATGAAGAGAAAATGAATAGCATTATCGCAAACTTTGACTCTTTCTCAGAGCAATTAGCTTATCAGATGAATAAAGATGAGCCGGCAAGTGCGATAGCAGACCTTAAAGGAATTCTTGCTAAGACTGATAATATGATGAAGGACCTTGAAAGTATTGTGCGTGACGTACGTAACGGTAAGGGGACTGTTGGAAAATTCTTAATTGAAGATGATATTGCTGATGAAGTTAAAGAAACTCTAGCCGGAGTTAAGAAAATCGTTGCTCGAGTTGATAATATTAGAACAGAGCTTAGTGTTTACACAGGTGTAAATTCAACTGCTGGTGGAAGTGAAACGACAGCTGGACTTAAAATTTTTCCAGCACCTGAAAGATTTTATCTTCTTGGAATTTCAACTTCAGAGTTTGGTCCTGAGACAGAAACAATCACGAAAACAACTATTGGTGGAGTTCTTACCGAAGAAAATAAAAAAGTTAGATCAAAAGATTCGTATCGATTTAATGTTCAAGTTGGTCGTAAAGTTCAAGATTGGACATTCCGTGGTGGTTTAATAGAGTCTACTGGTGGTCTTGGAGTCGATTATAGCTTCAATAACATTGGAACAATGGTTAGTGCAGAGGTATTTGACTATAGAGAAGACCTCGGAGCAAATCTTCGTCTATCAACAGAAATACAATTATGGAATGTATTCTTTGGAAAAATCCAAGCTGAAGACATTACAAATAAGGCCC